In Alicyclobacillus macrosporangiidus CPP55, a single window of DNA contains:
- a CDS encoding Nramp family divalent metal transporter translates to MSTVNTPSLQLGKESKAVIAARAAISQQRKGLRALLPFLGPAFIASVAYMDPGNYATNIQSGSEFGYNLLWVVILANLMAMLIQNMSAKLGIATGKNLPEMCRAYCPRWLSYIMWAFSEVAAMATDIAEFLGATLALNLLFHIPMLIATVLTGVTTYLILTLERLGFRPLEKFIASFVLVIAACYVIETVIAKPQFSQIAYHSVVPWLGNSDAVLLCVGVIGATVMPHAVYLHSSLTQNRVVPRNDEEKRSIFRFHTKEVVIAMSLAGLINLSMMFMAASAFHGSGQTQVADIASAYQTLTPLLGAASAAVFLVSLLASGISSSAVGTMAGQVIMQGFVGFTIPLWLRRVITMLPTVIIVALGIDPTRTLVISQVVLSLVLPMPIISLIYFTRRRDIMGVLVNKRIVTVTATLCAVVILSLNVLLLYLSFGGSLPF, encoded by the coding sequence GTGTCTACGGTGAATACACCGTCTTTACAACTGGGGAAGGAAAGCAAAGCTGTCATTGCCGCGCGCGCGGCAATCTCTCAGCAGAGAAAGGGATTGCGGGCTCTCTTGCCATTCCTCGGACCCGCATTCATCGCTTCAGTGGCGTATATGGACCCAGGAAACTACGCAACCAACATTCAAAGTGGCTCCGAATTCGGATACAACCTGTTGTGGGTTGTGATCTTGGCGAACTTGATGGCGATGTTAATCCAAAACATGTCCGCCAAGTTGGGGATTGCGACGGGCAAGAACCTCCCAGAAATGTGCCGAGCATATTGCCCCAGATGGTTGTCTTACATCATGTGGGCGTTCTCTGAAGTAGCTGCCATGGCAACGGACATTGCCGAATTCCTGGGTGCAACCCTCGCGTTAAATCTATTGTTTCACATTCCAATGCTGATCGCGACAGTCCTGACAGGCGTGACAACTTACCTCATTCTTACCCTTGAGCGCTTGGGGTTCCGACCGTTGGAGAAGTTCATCGCATCCTTTGTTTTAGTCATTGCGGCTTGTTACGTCATAGAGACCGTGATCGCAAAACCGCAATTCAGCCAAATTGCATATCACAGCGTTGTGCCCTGGCTGGGAAACAGTGATGCAGTGTTGTTGTGCGTAGGTGTCATCGGTGCAACGGTCATGCCGCATGCGGTGTACTTGCATTCAAGTCTGACGCAAAATCGCGTGGTTCCGCGTAATGACGAAGAAAAGCGCAGCATCTTCCGGTTTCACACAAAGGAAGTCGTGATTGCAATGAGCCTTGCGGGGCTGATTAACCTGTCCATGATGTTCATGGCAGCTTCCGCATTTCATGGGTCTGGTCAAACTCAAGTTGCGGATATCGCTTCCGCTTATCAAACCCTGACTCCTCTCCTTGGTGCAGCTTCCGCAGCCGTGTTTCTTGTTTCGCTTTTGGCTTCCGGTATCTCAAGTTCAGCAGTCGGCACGATGGCAGGGCAGGTCATCATGCAAGGTTTTGTCGGCTTCACCATCCCGTTGTGGCTCAGGCGCGTGATTACGATGTTACCGACCGTGATCATTGTTGCACTCGGCATTGATCCCACACGGACGCTGGTCATCAGTCAAGTCGTCCTGAGCTTGGTGTTGCCAATGCCAATCATCTCTCTGATTTACTTCACAAGACGGCGCGATATCATGGGGGTTCTCGTCAACAAGCGAATTGTAACAGTCACCGCAACACTCTGCGCCGTGGTCATTCTATCTCTAAATGTTCTGCTCCTGTACCTGTCGTTTGGCGGTTCGTTACCGTTCTGA
- a CDS encoding VIT1/CCC1 transporter family protein, whose translation MNSDIVGDRISPVSAISESIERIWKQERWHKTRTGGWIGDAIYGINDGLGAIFGIIAGVAGYTANSQTVLISGFFGALASTLSMGAGAWLATKSETELQQREIAHERREILEEPEHEFEELVLLYQLKGFSEEESHKLARHVAKDTDLFVKTMAQEELGITEESAGNPSMSALVGSISTFVGGIVPLVPFFFLHGPVAMILAATVSILAHFAVGAAKSLVTARSWWSSGLEMTAAGIIVGIVAYGLGVLGTLVVQV comes from the coding sequence ATGAACTCAGACATTGTTGGAGACCGCATTTCCCCTGTTTCGGCCATATCCGAGTCGATTGAACGGATCTGGAAACAAGAGAGATGGCATAAGACTCGTACAGGTGGATGGATTGGAGACGCGATTTACGGAATAAATGACGGTTTGGGCGCCATCTTCGGGATTATCGCAGGTGTTGCCGGTTATACGGCAAATAGCCAGACCGTGCTCATCAGTGGATTTTTTGGTGCTCTCGCAAGCACGCTTTCGATGGGGGCGGGTGCCTGGTTGGCGACAAAATCCGAGACAGAGTTACAACAGAGAGAAATTGCCCATGAACGACGCGAAATTCTTGAGGAGCCTGAGCACGAATTCGAAGAACTTGTCCTGCTCTATCAACTCAAAGGATTCTCAGAAGAAGAGTCGCACAAACTGGCAAGACACGTTGCCAAAGATACAGACCTGTTCGTGAAGACCATGGCGCAAGAAGAACTTGGCATCACCGAAGAATCTGCGGGCAATCCTTCGATGTCCGCCCTGGTCGGAAGCATTTCCACATTTGTGGGTGGAATCGTCCCACTCGTACCGTTCTTCTTCTTGCACGGGCCTGTCGCAATGATTCTGGCAGCCACGGTTAGCATTCTTGCGCACTTCGCGGTCGGAGCAGCAAAGAGTCTTGTTACTGCACGCAGCTGGTGGTCCAGCGGACTGGAAATGACAGCAGCTGGAATTATTGTAGGTATAGTGGCATACGGACTAGGTGTGCTAGGTACTCTAGTCGTGCAAGTGTAG
- a CDS encoding ArsR/SmtB family transcription factor yields the protein MLDINQEACCDTVHQEAVNDCTEQLPDSVVERLSLTFKALADPTRIRILHNLSKRELCVCDLAEILGMTQSAVSHQLRYLRALRLVKNRRDGNTVYYRHDDAHTIGLLQMAIDHSFHVSNEKGNNE from the coding sequence ATGTTAGATATTAACCAAGAAGCGTGTTGTGATACCGTTCACCAAGAGGCGGTCAACGATTGTACAGAACAACTCCCTGACTCTGTAGTGGAACGTTTGTCCTTGACGTTCAAGGCACTCGCTGACCCTACACGGATTCGTATCTTACACAACTTATCCAAACGTGAATTGTGTGTATGCGATCTCGCTGAGATACTCGGAATGACCCAATCCGCGGTATCGCACCAATTGCGTTATTTGCGGGCATTACGATTGGTGAAGAACCGCAGGGATGGAAACACAGTATATTACCGCCATGACGATGCCCACACAATAGGACTGCTGCAAATGGCGATCGACCATTCGTTTCATGTCAGTAATGAAAAAGGAAATAACGAATGA
- a CDS encoding cation diffusion facilitator family transporter, whose protein sequence is MSGHNHDHGHDHGDVFHAHAPAGKMKLAFFLTLIILIVEVVGGWLSRSLALLSDAGHVLTDIAAIGLSWYAMKQAEKPASEGMTFGYYRAGILAAFINGITLILITLCILWEAYNRVLHPEHVAPAWMFISAGVGLAMNLYLGLGMRHEENLNVKSAVLHMLGDAAASAGVIVGGIIIAFTHWYVIDPILSVLIALLIAFGAWRIVKQTVSILMEDTPAGVEIPNVVAAI, encoded by the coding sequence ATGAGTGGACATAATCACGACCATGGGCATGACCATGGAGATGTATTCCATGCTCATGCCCCAGCAGGGAAAATGAAACTCGCGTTTTTCTTGACTTTGATTATTCTTATCGTGGAAGTCGTGGGTGGCTGGCTTTCGCGCAGTTTGGCACTCTTATCAGATGCGGGACATGTACTCACCGATATTGCAGCCATTGGACTGTCCTGGTATGCCATGAAGCAAGCGGAGAAGCCCGCCAGTGAAGGCATGACGTTTGGGTACTATCGGGCTGGTATTTTGGCGGCTTTCATTAACGGCATCACATTGATTTTGATTACCCTCTGTATTTTATGGGAGGCGTACAACCGCGTTCTGCACCCCGAACATGTCGCGCCAGCTTGGATGTTTATCAGTGCAGGCGTGGGTTTGGCGATGAACTTGTATCTTGGCTTGGGGATGCGCCACGAAGAAAACCTCAACGTGAAAAGTGCCGTCCTGCATATGCTTGGAGACGCTGCCGCATCCGCTGGGGTTATTGTGGGCGGAATTATCATCGCGTTCACACACTGGTACGTCATTGACCCGATTCTAAGCGTTCTCATCGCATTACTCATTGCCTTCGGCGCTTGGCGGATTGTCAAACAAACGGTCAGCATATTGATGGAAGACACACCTGCGGGCGTTGAAATTCCTAATGTCGTGGCTGCGATTTAA
- a CDS encoding cation diffusion facilitator family transporter has protein sequence MSSHAASVKKGVIIELISVVWMIIEAGVAIGSGIIAHSLSLVAFGADSIIELIAGGFLLWRLTIETNRVSLARVKQAEKVSSWVVGIALLLLAVYIVLASVDKLWTHQGAESSYVGISLAIASGIIMPYLSRAKKRIGSEIGSKALRSDGACSIVCAYMAWTVLGGVVLTALFGWWWVDSIAALALVYFVVKEGWEAVQEARGNEHACGCGCCH, from the coding sequence ATGTCTTCACACGCCGCTTCCGTGAAAAAAGGTGTCATCATTGAGCTTATTTCGGTTGTTTGGATGATCATTGAAGCAGGGGTCGCGATTGGTTCGGGCATCATTGCTCATTCTTTATCCTTGGTCGCCTTCGGTGCAGACAGCATAATCGAACTTATTGCGGGTGGGTTTTTACTCTGGAGATTGACGATTGAAACGAACAGGGTAAGCCTGGCACGGGTAAAACAGGCGGAAAAGGTGTCATCATGGGTTGTTGGGATTGCTTTGCTGTTGTTAGCGGTATACATTGTGCTGGCTTCCGTTGATAAGCTGTGGACGCATCAAGGGGCGGAATCAAGTTATGTTGGTATCAGCTTAGCGATTGCTTCGGGTATCATCATGCCTTATCTGTCCCGTGCCAAAAAACGGATTGGTTCTGAAATTGGCAGTAAGGCGTTACGCTCAGACGGGGCGTGCAGTATCGTCTGTGCTTATATGGCTTGGACAGTTCTAGGTGGCGTGGTCTTGACCGCATTGTTCGGCTGGTGGTGGGTTGATTCAATCGCTGCCTTGGCGTTGGTCTACTTCGTTGTCAAAGAAGGTTGGGAAGCCGTCCAAGAAGCACGTGGAAACGAACATGCTTGCGGTTGTGGGTGTTGTCATTAA
- a CDS encoding C40 family peptidase — MTVRHRKAYLMASIASISVSLLIAGCGQQATNNAAITRTNQSAGVATGALPNVVQVVHTRYDASTKTAVLYVRDRGTRIADERFAKLGGTPAAGPQDVVDTGSVDGVVNYATTRYANQPVHSVKVIDVSQQRTQTARTYSVPSDLYRTSHSDAVNAVPSEMSGFAMGAPSASAIPIPPPGVSIDRSITPVAGIHAPIVQKENAVLSVAQSKLGTSYIWGHNEDRGQYGFDCSNFTAYVYHHALGYKMTTMSRGQYLSVGVIVPKSQMRPGDLLVFNQGGHVGIYAGNGQAIQCGGGLAKVGYLKVTPGTYWGNHLTVVKRMF; from the coding sequence ATGACGGTTCGCCATCGCAAGGCATATTTGATGGCTTCCATTGCTTCCATCTCAGTTTCACTGCTCATTGCGGGTTGTGGGCAGCAGGCGACAAACAATGCAGCCATCACACGAACCAACCAAAGCGCCGGAGTTGCAACGGGTGCCTTGCCAAACGTCGTACAGGTGGTCCATACACGTTATGACGCCTCGACGAAGACCGCCGTTTTGTACGTGCGGGATCGTGGCACGAGAATCGCGGATGAGCGTTTTGCAAAACTGGGGGGAACACCTGCCGCAGGACCTCAAGACGTAGTCGATACTGGCTCTGTTGATGGTGTGGTGAACTATGCGACAACCCGATATGCTAATCAGCCAGTTCACAGTGTGAAAGTGATTGATGTTTCGCAACAAAGAACGCAAACGGCGAGGACATATTCCGTACCAAGTGACTTATATCGCACATCACATTCCGACGCCGTGAATGCCGTGCCTTCAGAAATGAGCGGGTTCGCCATGGGCGCGCCGAGTGCTAGCGCCATTCCGATTCCTCCGCCTGGCGTATCGATTGACCGCTCCATCACTCCGGTTGCAGGCATCCATGCCCCCATCGTGCAGAAGGAAAATGCTGTACTCTCCGTCGCACAAAGCAAGCTCGGAACATCCTATATCTGGGGACATAATGAGGATAGGGGTCAATATGGATTCGACTGCAGCAATTTTACGGCGTATGTGTACCACCACGCACTCGGTTACAAAATGACCACCATGAGCAGGGGACAGTACCTCAGTGTCGGTGTGATCGTGCCCAAGAGTCAAATGCGGCCAGGGGACCTCCTGGTTTTCAACCAAGGAGGGCACGTCGGCATTTACGCAGGAAATGGACAAGCCATCCAGTGCGGAGGCGGACTGGCCAAAGTCGGATACCTGAAGGTGACGCCGGGGACCTATTGGGGCAATCACCTCACTGTGGTCAAGCGGATGTTTTGA
- a CDS encoding 3-hydroxyacyl-CoA dehydrogenase family protein, with amino-acid sequence MVVGAGLMGSGIAQVAARAGFDVILVDRTEADLERSRRQIEKSVASMVKRGSYSEDEREALFSRIRPTTRLEEGASADLVIEAIPEKLDLKQAMFRRLDEVVKREAVLASNTSSLSIAAIGSVTGRPEQVVGMHFFSPVPIMKLLEIVRGIHTSEETVRTAQAVGARLGKETVIAKDYPGFMVNRLLVPMMNEAVYLVMEGNDPEEVDRAMTLGANHPIGPLRLIDQCGLDVTLFTLESLYEGFGDSKHRPCPLLRRMVEAGMLGKKSGRGFYVYDQA; translated from the coding sequence ATGGTGGTCGGAGCGGGATTAATGGGCTCGGGGATTGCTCAAGTCGCCGCCCGGGCCGGGTTCGATGTCATTCTTGTGGATCGGACGGAGGCAGACCTGGAACGCAGCAGGCGACAAATTGAAAAGAGCGTCGCTTCAATGGTGAAGAGGGGCTCCTACAGCGAGGACGAGCGAGAGGCATTGTTCAGCCGCATTCGCCCAACGACGCGGTTGGAGGAAGGTGCCTCGGCGGATCTCGTCATTGAAGCGATTCCAGAGAAGCTGGATCTGAAACAGGCGATGTTCCGCCGATTGGACGAGGTGGTCAAGCGAGAGGCGGTATTGGCGAGCAACACGTCGTCTCTGTCGATCGCGGCCATCGGATCGGTCACCGGGAGACCGGAACAGGTGGTCGGGATGCACTTTTTCAGCCCTGTTCCGATCATGAAGCTGTTGGAGATTGTTCGCGGCATCCACACGTCCGAGGAAACAGTAAGAACAGCACAGGCTGTGGGCGCACGCCTGGGGAAAGAGACGGTGATTGCTAAGGATTATCCCGGTTTCATGGTCAACCGCTTGTTGGTTCCAATGATGAATGAGGCAGTCTATCTCGTCATGGAGGGCAACGATCCCGAGGAGGTAGACCGAGCCATGACGCTCGGCGCCAATCACCCGATTGGCCCGCTGCGATTGATTGACCAGTGCGGATTGGACGTGACCCTGTTCACCCTGGAGAGCCTCTACGAAGGGTTTGGCGATTCCAAGCACCGTCCCTGCCCCCTGCTGCGGCGGATGGTGGAGGCGGGCATGCTGGGGAAAAAGTCGGGACGCGGGTTTTATGTCTACGATCAGGCGTGA
- a CDS encoding LacI family DNA-binding transcriptional regulator, protein MHKGQAMVSSKEVARLAGVSQATVSRVLNNPTGVRQETREKVLKAMEQLHYKPNLIARSLITKSTKLVALISGSLSNGYCVETTDSIVQLLMRHGYKTIVFFEGTANLKDILDSVLSNRVDGILMSSIKLEEPLFDGILASGIPYVFFNRRPRTGGNYVVLDNELAGRLIAQHLLDLGHERVAYVSGPANISTFLERFTGFKTAMEVAGAVLDSEMVMEVDASSPEEVEKATWKLLNRDTPPSAVVYATDAMALIGMDVAMSMGYRIPEDVSVAGMDDIKMAAHAAIQLTTVRHHRFTMGEIAAEMLIDMMEKCELAQSPRQIVLKPELVVRKTTARRRL, encoded by the coding sequence ATGCACAAGGGACAGGCGATGGTGTCATCGAAAGAGGTAGCGAGACTTGCGGGGGTATCCCAGGCGACGGTGTCGCGTGTTCTGAACAATCCCACCGGCGTACGGCAGGAGACGCGGGAGAAAGTACTCAAGGCGATGGAGCAGTTGCACTACAAGCCGAACCTGATTGCCCGCAGCCTCATCACCAAGAGCACCAAACTGGTGGCTTTGATTTCCGGTTCACTCAGCAACGGATATTGTGTCGAGACAACGGATTCCATCGTCCAGCTCCTGATGAGACACGGCTATAAGACTATCGTGTTTTTTGAGGGCACGGCGAATTTGAAGGATATATTAGACTCGGTGCTCAGTAATCGGGTGGACGGCATACTCATGTCATCCATCAAACTGGAAGAACCGTTGTTTGACGGGATTTTGGCCAGCGGAATCCCGTACGTGTTTTTCAACCGCCGTCCACGCACCGGTGGCAACTATGTGGTATTGGACAATGAGTTGGCCGGGAGGCTGATTGCGCAACACCTGCTCGACTTGGGGCACGAGCGCGTCGCGTACGTGTCGGGGCCTGCCAACATTTCTACTTTTCTGGAGCGATTCACCGGATTCAAGACGGCAATGGAAGTGGCAGGGGCGGTGCTCGATTCGGAGATGGTTATGGAAGTCGACGCCTCGTCGCCGGAGGAGGTGGAAAAAGCCACTTGGAAGTTGCTGAATCGGGACACACCGCCCTCCGCTGTGGTGTACGCGACCGATGCGATGGCTTTGATTGGCATGGACGTCGCCATGTCGATGGGGTATCGCATTCCGGAGGACGTGAGCGTAGCAGGGATGGATGACATCAAAATGGCGGCGCATGCAGCGATTCAGCTCACCACCGTGCGCCACCACCGGTTCACGATGGGCGAGATCGCGGCGGAAATGTTGATAGACATGATGGAAAAATGCGAGCTGGCGCAGTCTCCCCGCCAGATTGTTTTAAAACCGGAGTTGGTGGTGAGAAAGACGACCGCTCGTCGACGGTTGTGA
- a CDS encoding HoxN/HupN/NixA family nickel/cobalt transporter: MIPRRWLKYAVLVSGLHILGITLLSLSAFNHPALCGMAFLAYTFGLRHAFDVDHIAAIDNTVRKLVQQRKDPMGVGFFFSLGHSTVVACMTVVAVFAVHFAQRQIPQVQSIGGIIGTAISGTFLLVIGGINLFLFADIYRLFVRMRERAYQDPELEEVLLSRGFWVRFVKPLLKLITKSWHVYPVGFLFGLGFDTASEVALLAISAEAARNSVPLAGILALPILFASGMSLMDTADGIFMTTAYKWALSTPIRKVYYNLSVTGLGVLAALIIGLIELAQVLIPELGLHNGVWEWIQGFSFGALGYILVLLFVLVYGISFCLWRLFRIEQS, encoded by the coding sequence ATGATTCCACGACGATGGCTTAAGTATGCAGTGCTGGTTTCAGGGTTACATATTCTCGGGATAACTTTATTGAGTTTGTCAGCTTTCAACCATCCAGCTTTATGTGGAATGGCCTTTCTGGCCTATACCTTTGGGCTCAGACATGCGTTCGATGTTGATCACATTGCGGCGATTGATAATACAGTACGCAAACTGGTTCAACAGCGTAAAGATCCGATGGGTGTAGGGTTTTTCTTTTCTTTGGGACATTCCACGGTTGTTGCATGTATGACAGTAGTCGCTGTTTTCGCTGTGCACTTTGCACAGCGGCAGATACCGCAGGTTCAAAGTATTGGTGGAATTATCGGTACCGCGATTTCCGGTACGTTCCTACTTGTCATCGGGGGCATCAATCTATTCCTTTTCGCAGATATTTATCGCTTATTCGTGCGAATGCGAGAAAGAGCCTATCAAGATCCGGAGCTAGAGGAAGTTCTGCTTTCACGTGGATTTTGGGTACGATTCGTGAAGCCACTTCTAAAACTAATCACTAAAAGCTGGCATGTTTATCCCGTTGGTTTCTTATTCGGCTTAGGGTTCGATACAGCAAGCGAAGTGGCCTTATTGGCTATTTCTGCAGAGGCTGCAAGAAATTCGGTTCCATTGGCTGGAATTCTAGCGTTGCCCATTCTCTTTGCCTCTGGGATGAGCTTGATGGATACAGCGGACGGGATTTTCATGACGACTGCTTACAAGTGGGCTTTATCCACTCCTATCAGGAAGGTTTATTACAACCTGTCTGTGACGGGCCTTGGCGTATTGGCTGCACTGATTATCGGGCTCATTGAACTAGCTCAGGTACTGATACCCGAACTCGGTCTTCACAATGGAGTTTGGGAGTGGATTCAAGGATTCAGTTTCGGTGCCCTGGGTTACATACTGGTCCTTCTGTTTGTCCTGGTATATGGCATTTCGTTTTGTTTATGGAGATTATTTCGCATCGAACAAAGCTAG